Proteins co-encoded in one Spartobacteria bacterium genomic window:
- a CDS encoding BrnT family toxin has product MDRARFEWDPKKDCENQTKHGVPFEAAQYAFADPQRVIAEDIEHSQTEKRYFCFGLVGEGILTVRFTVRGKAIRIFGAGYWRKGRRIYEKENSI; this is encoded by the coding sequence ATGGACAGAGCAAGATTCGAGTGGGACCCGAAGAAAGATTGTGAAAACCAAACGAAGCATGGCGTTCCCTTCGAGGCTGCGCAGTATGCTTTCGCCGATCCTCAGCGTGTCATTGCCGAGGATATTGAGCATAGCCAGACGGAAAAGCGCTACTTCTGTTTCGGTTTGGTTGGTGAGGGTATATTGACCGTTCGATTTACGGTCAGGGGAAAGGCAATTCGTATCTTTGGTGCAGGATATTGGCGGAAAGGCAGGCGTATTTATGAAAAAGAAAACTCTATATAG
- a CDS encoding CopG family transcriptional regulator, which produces MKKKTLYSDGPIGDVKVVRDFLPPPEDLVFKEDQVKVTIGLSQSSVDFFKQEAKKHHTQYQKMIRRLLDLYVAQHKELPLTNR; this is translated from the coding sequence ATGAAAAAGAAAACTCTATATAGCGATGGACCTATTGGTGATGTAAAGGTCGTGAGGGATTTTCTCCCTCCACCCGAGGACTTGGTCTTCAAAGAAGACCAGGTCAAGGTTACCATAGGCTTGAGCCAATCCAGCGTGGACTTCTTTAAGCAAGAAGCGAAGAAACATCATACGCAGTATCAGAAGATGATTCGCCGACTGCTCGACCTCTACGTGGCTCAGCACAAAGAACTGCCGCTAACAAATCGCTGA